The nucleotide sequence GACACGTCCCAGGGTGTTCAGCGGTTCCGGCGGACCCCGAACACGATGTCCTCCCACGCCGGGATGCGGGCTCGCGGGTCCTCGTCCTCGGGGTCGTCGCCGCCGCGCCCGAGGATCACGGTGTCGTGCTCGGCCACCTCGTCCAGCAGCGCGGTCATCGCCTCGTCGTCCTCGGGGGAGCCGTCGGGCGCGTGCACGTCGCGGACGTGCTCGACCTCGTCGAGCGCGGAGACGGGGGAGACCGCCGGGGTGGGTTCGGGTTCGGGGGTGCGGACCACGGCGACCGGCCGGCTGCGGGGCACGGGCGCCAGCCCGGCCGGGACCTCGGGGACGACGCGCACCAGGCGGGTGCCCTCGGCGAAGTCGGTCGTCGCGGCGTCGGCGGGGGTGACCGTGCGGGAGGGCACGTCGTAGGTCCAGCGGGCGGTGCCCGACTTGGCCCCGGCGCGCCAGGCGCCGGTGACGACCCAGCCGCCGCCGTCGCCGCGGAAGGCGTCCCACTCCACCGCGTCGACGTCGGTGTCGATCAGCCGGAGCCGCTCGACCATGAACTGCTGGAGGGCGGCGCCGGGCGCGCCGTCGGTGAGCCGGACGCGCGCCTGCCGGGCCTGCTCGGCCACGCGCTCGCGCTCCTGCAGCACCGGGTGGGCGAAGCGCATGATCCGCTCGACCCGCGCCCCGGTGGCGGCGGCGACCTGCTCGGGGGTCTCGCCGGCCCGGATGCGGGACTGGATCACCCGCGGCGGCAGCTCGTTGCCGAGGTCGACGTCGATCTGGGTGAGCCGGCGGGCGTCCCCCCGGGCGGCCGCGCGGACGCGGTCGTCGATCGGGAGGTGGAACATCGAGCCGCCCTCGGCGGTGTCGGGGCCGTCCTCGGCGAGAATCAGGCTCTTCCCGTCGTCGGAGAGCGCCACGAGGCGCAACGTGCGCATGGGGCGACCTCCTGCAGCCGGTGCGACCGGGCCCGGACGAGAGCCCGGTCCCCGAGGCTAACCGGGTTCTCCCGATCGGGCCTGCAGGCGCTCGGCGTGGCGCGCGGGCGACGCGCCGGCCGCGCCCCTCCGTCCGGGGGTGCCGGAGCGGGCTTTCCACGCCGATGACAGTCCCGACACATGTCCGCAACGAGCGCTCGCGACAGTGGCTGCCGGGAGCGGCACCACAGCGAGCCGAGGAGGTGCGATGGCCAGTCCGGTGACCGGCGCGCTCCCGGGGTCCCTGCCGGCCCTGGAATCCCTCGCGCCGCCTGAGGCCCTGCCGGCCGCGGTCCGCGGCGTCATCGGGAGGATCGCCGGCGTCGCCGGTGCCTGGGGCCCCGCCCCGTCGCCCGACGGCAGCCGGCTCGCCTACGTCACCGACCGGTCCGGGCTGCCCCGGCTGGAGGTCGCCGCCCTCGACGGCGCGACGCCGCCGGCGGTCGTGTCCGGCCCGGGCCAGGAGGTCGTCTGCGTCGCGTGGTCACCCGACGGCGCCTGGCTGGCCTACCTCGTCAGCCCCGGCGGGTCGATCTGCGCCGAGCTGCACGTCGTCCGCCCCGACGGGACCGGTCACCGGGTGCTGGCCGGGCACGATCCGCGGGCCACGGTCTTCCCGGGCTTCTGGAGCGGTCCGGAGCACTACGCCTGCTCGATCGCGCCGGGCACCGGCCCGGACGCCGACGTCGTCCTGGTCGACGTCGGCACCGGCGAGCAGCGCACCCTCGCCTCCGGCGGCTTCCTGTCCGTCACCGCGGTCTCCGCCGACCGGCGGACCGTGCTCGCCCGCCGGGGGCCGCGCGCCTTCCGGCACGTCGTCGTCATCGACGTCGCCACCGGGATCCAGCGCCGCGTCCTGCCGCTGGACGCCCCCGGCGGCATCGCCTCCGAGGACGGCCGGTTCTCGGCCGACGGGCGGACGGTCTACCTCCGCGCCGCCCTGCCCGGCCCACCCGGCGCCGACCGCGCCGGTCTCGTCGCCGTCCCCGTGGACGCCGACGGCGTGCCCGGTCCCGGCCGCCGGATCCTGTACCGGGCCGACGCCGACCTCGACGGCTACGTGCTGCGCCGGGACGGCACCGTGCTCGCCGTGTGGAACGCCGCCGGGGTCACCCGGCTGCGCCTGCACGCCCTGTCCGACGGCGCGGTCGTGCGGGACGTCCCCCTGCCCGAGCCGGTGCTGTCGGGATGGGCCCCGCTGCCCGGCGGTGATGCGCTGGTCGGGGAGCTGACCGGCCCCCGGGCGCCCCGCGGGCTGTGGCGGGTGCCCCTGGACGGCGCCGGCGCGGCGGCGCGGCTGGCGTGCTCGCCGGCCCTCCCCGAGCCCCGCGGGCTGGTCGACCCCGTCCTGCACGAGTACGTCGCTCCCGACGGCGTCCCGCTCTCGGGCTGGCTCTACACGCCGGCGGGGACGCAGGGGCCCAACCGCACGGTGATCACCTTCCACGGGGGCCCGGAGGGGCAGGAGCGCCCCGCCTGGTCACCGGTCGCCCAGTGCCTGGTCGCCGCCGGCCTCACCGTGTTCGCGCCCAACGTCCGGGGCTCCGGCGGGTCGGGACGGGCGTTCATGACCGCCGACGACGGCCCGGCGCGCGAGGCCTCCTTCGCCGACGTCCGGACCACCGTCGACGAGCTGGTCACCGCCGGCATCGCCGCGCCCGGGCAGGTGGGGGCGCACGGGTGGTCCTACGGCGGCTACCTGACCCTCGTGGCGCTCACCCGGTGGCCGGACCTCTTCGCCGCCGGTGCGTCGCTGGCCGGCATGAGCGACCTGCGCACCTTCTTCGCCGGGACCGAGCCGTGGATGGCCACGGCCTCGGTCACCGAGTACGGCGACCCCGTCGCCGACCACGGCATGCTGGCGGCGATCTCGCCGATGACGGCGCTGGACCGGCTGACCTCCCCGGTCCTGCTGGCCCACGGCGACCGGGACACCAACGTCCCCGTCGCCGAGTCGGTGCAGGCGCACCAGGCGCTGCAGGCCCGCGGTGCACGCACCGATCTGCTGCTCCTCCCCGGTGAGGGCCACGCGATCGTCGGCCGGGAGCACCTGGTCGAACTGGGCGAGCGCCTCGTCGCCTGGTTCGATCGGTGGCTGTGAGCGGAGATCTCTTCGCCGGTTACCCCACCGACCGCACCGACGAGGCCGTCGGCCCGGACGGCCGGCTGCGCAGCGCGTGGGCCGGGCCGGCCGATGCCCTGGACCGGCTCGGCGCGGTCGGGCTGGCCGCCGCCGCGGCGGACCTGACGGCGCGTCGCCGGCAGCGCGGCGTGGTCGTGTCGACGTGGGCGGACGGCCGCCAGCAGCTGTGCCCGGTTCCGATGGACCCGGTGCCGCGGGTGCTGGACGCCGGCGCGTGGGCGGCGGTGTCGGCCGGCGTGGTGCAGCGGCACCGGGCGCTCAACGCCTTCCTCGCCGACGCCTACCGCCCGGCGGGGCGCCGGCGCGGTGACCCCGACCGGGCGGCGGAGATCGTGCGGGCCGGGGTGGTCCCCGAGTGGGCGGTGGCGCACAGCCCGGGCCGCGATCCCGCTGCGGTGGCGCGCGCCTGGGCCGGGCAGCCGCGGGCGACCGTGGCGGCGACCGACGTCGTCCGCGGCGCCGACGGCCGGTGGGTGGTCGCGCGGGACAACCTGCAGGTGCCCTCGGGCATCGGCTACGCGCTGGCCGACCGGGACGCCGCTCGGGCGGCGGTCCCCGAGCTGTTCGCCGACCGGCAGCCGGCCGATCCCCGGGCGGCGGTGCCGTTGCTGTCCCACGCCCTCGCGTCGGCCGCTCCGCCGGGATGCCCCGGGCCGCCGCGGATCGCCCTCCTGACGCAGGGGGAGGCCGACGGCGCGTGGTTCGAGCACCAGGTGCTCGCCGAGGCGCTGGGCGTCCCCCTGGTGCGGGCCGCCGACCTCTGGCCGCGCGCCGACGGCGGGCTGGAGGCGGCGGTGGACGGCGCACGGGTCCCGGTCGACGTGCTCTACCGGCGCTTCGACGACGCCTCGCTCGGCGCCTACCCCACGGCGGTCGGCGTGTCCCTCGACGTCGCCCTGACCGAGGCGGTGCGCACGGGACGGCTCGGGCTGGCCAACGTGCCCGGCAACGGGGTCGCCGACGACGCCGCCGGCTACGCCTGGGTGCCGGCGATGATCCGCTTCTACCTGGACGAGGAGCCGCTGCTCGGGCAGGCCGCCACCTGGGTGCTGGCCGATCCGGCCGCCTGGGCCGCCGTGCGCTCCCGGCTGCGCGAGCTGGAGGTGCACCCGGTCGCCGGCTACGGCGGCCGGGGGGTGGTGCACGGCCCGAGCTGCTCGGCGGCCGAGCTGGACGCCCTGCGGGCGGAGATCGCCGCGGCTCCGCACCGGTTCGTGGCCCGGGAGCCGCTGGAGTTCTCCACGGCCCCCACGCTCGTCGACGGGGTGCTGCGCCCCCGCCCGGTCGACCTCCGGGTGTTCTCCGTGGCCGGCGCGACGACGAGTGCGCTGCCGGTGGCCCTGACCCGGGTGGCTCCCGGGCCCCGGCCGGCCCGGCCCGGGGTCCCGGGCGGCGGGAGCAAGGACACCTGGCTGATGCGCTGAGCCCCCGGGGTCAGGGACCCACCGCGGACCGGATCCGCACGGTGGTGCCCTCGGGGCTCGGGACGGCGGTGACGTCGCCGAACGCGCTCATCAGCGTCGAGCCGCGCCCGCGGTCCATGCTGGGCACCCGTTCCCGCCACTGGCCGTAGTCGCGGATGCTGATCTCCACCAGGCCGCGGCCGACGGCGGCGGCGACGTCGACGAACGGCTCGGTGGGCTCCTGGGCGTGCTCGATGGCGTTGCTCGTGGCCTCGCAGGCGGCCAGCAGCAGGTCGTAGGCCTGGTCGGGGTCGACCCCGGCCTCCTCGAGCAACCCGCGCAGCCGGCGGCGCACGACCGGGATCGAGGAGAGCTCCGCCGGGAGCCGCCACCGCGCCCGGACGTCGGCGCGCGGCTGGGCGGCTCCGGCCGCACCGCGGGGCGCCGGGACGGGCTCGGGGCGGGCGACCGGGACGCCGGTCACGGGCCCGGGGGCGGGGGCGGGCAGCGGTCCGGGTGCGGGCTGCGGTGGTCCGGGTGCGGGCAGGGCGCGGCCGGCGGCTCGCTCGAGGGCGACCCGTACGCGGGCCAGCAGCTCCGCGGCACGGAACGGCTTGGCCAGGTAGTCGTCGGCCCCGGCCTCCAGCCCCTCCACCGACGCGTCCTGGCCGGCGCGCGCGGTCAGCATGATCACCGGGACGTGCCGGGTGGCGGGGTCGGCCCGCAGCGCGCGGAGCAGCTCGAACCCGTCGATGCGCGGCATCATCACGTCGGTCAGCACCAGGTCGGGCACGGAGCCGGCCACCGCGG is from Blastococcus sp. HT6-4 and encodes:
- a CDS encoding alpha/beta fold hydrolase; this encodes MASPVTGALPGSLPALESLAPPEALPAAVRGVIGRIAGVAGAWGPAPSPDGSRLAYVTDRSGLPRLEVAALDGATPPAVVSGPGQEVVCVAWSPDGAWLAYLVSPGGSICAELHVVRPDGTGHRVLAGHDPRATVFPGFWSGPEHYACSIAPGTGPDADVVLVDVGTGEQRTLASGGFLSVTAVSADRRTVLARRGPRAFRHVVVIDVATGIQRRVLPLDAPGGIASEDGRFSADGRTVYLRAALPGPPGADRAGLVAVPVDADGVPGPGRRILYRADADLDGYVLRRDGTVLAVWNAAGVTRLRLHALSDGAVVRDVPLPEPVLSGWAPLPGGDALVGELTGPRAPRGLWRVPLDGAGAAARLACSPALPEPRGLVDPVLHEYVAPDGVPLSGWLYTPAGTQGPNRTVITFHGGPEGQERPAWSPVAQCLVAAGLTVFAPNVRGSGGSGRAFMTADDGPAREASFADVRTTVDELVTAGIAAPGQVGAHGWSYGGYLTLVALTRWPDLFAAGASLAGMSDLRTFFAGTEPWMATASVTEYGDPVADHGMLAAISPMTALDRLTSPVLLAHGDRDTNVPVAESVQAHQALQARGARTDLLLLPGEGHAIVGREHLVELGERLVAWFDRWL
- the sepH gene encoding septation protein SepH — encoded protein: MRTLRLVALSDDGKSLILAEDGPDTAEGGSMFHLPIDDRVRAAARGDARRLTQIDVDLGNELPPRVIQSRIRAGETPEQVAAATGARVERIMRFAHPVLQERERVAEQARQARVRLTDGAPGAALQQFMVERLRLIDTDVDAVEWDAFRGDGGGWVVTGAWRAGAKSGTARWTYDVPSRTVTPADAATTDFAEGTRLVRVVPEVPAGLAPVPRSRPVAVVRTPEPEPTPAVSPVSALDEVEHVRDVHAPDGSPEDDEAMTALLDEVAEHDTVILGRGGDDPEDEDPRARIPAWEDIVFGVRRNR
- a CDS encoding circularly permuted type 2 ATP-grasp protein, whose translation is MSGDLFAGYPTDRTDEAVGPDGRLRSAWAGPADALDRLGAVGLAAAAADLTARRRQRGVVVSTWADGRQQLCPVPMDPVPRVLDAGAWAAVSAGVVQRHRALNAFLADAYRPAGRRRGDPDRAAEIVRAGVVPEWAVAHSPGRDPAAVARAWAGQPRATVAATDVVRGADGRWVVARDNLQVPSGIGYALADRDAARAAVPELFADRQPADPRAAVPLLSHALASAAPPGCPGPPRIALLTQGEADGAWFEHQVLAEALGVPLVRAADLWPRADGGLEAAVDGARVPVDVLYRRFDDASLGAYPTAVGVSLDVALTEAVRTGRLGLANVPGNGVADDAAGYAWVPAMIRFYLDEEPLLGQAATWVLADPAAWAAVRSRLRELEVHPVAGYGGRGVVHGPSCSAAELDALRAEIAAAPHRFVAREPLEFSTAPTLVDGVLRPRPVDLRVFSVAGATTSALPVALTRVAPGPRPARPGVPGGGSKDTWLMR